From a single Ooceraea biroi isolate clonal line C1 chromosome 12, Obir_v5.4, whole genome shotgun sequence genomic region:
- the LOC105284360 gene encoding uncharacterized protein LOC105284360 isoform X2, with the protein MAHKEEDMIIYKDLFSGRFCQEEESNPAAVCLVAAGHPAAGDSVVATADPVIAATNEKSDDYMHPETMDGVPIRKFFISNLAEKITFKDLRK; encoded by the exons ATGGCGCACAAAGAAGAAGAC atgATAATATACAAGGACTTATTTTCGGGACGATTCTgtcaagaagaagaaagtaaTCCCGCGGCCGTGTGTCTCGTCGCCGCGGGTCACCCTGCCGCTGGTGACTCGGTTGTCGCCACTGCTGACCCCGTCATCGCTGCCACCAATGAAAAATCAGATG ATTACATGCATCCCGAGACAATGGACGGTGTGCCAATACGAAAGTTCTTCATCAGCAATTTGGCCGAAAAG ATAACATTCAAAGACTTACGCAAGTGA
- the LOC105284360 gene encoding F-box/LRR-repeat protein 2 isoform X1, with protein MSRVATCAEIKANLCRACRKLCRNRAFIILDTIILERCDLTQDVHLSLALKKLQSLKYLAIKEYIGVVERTLETIGEQCKNLRVLRGAPWGPAFHANVRYVYLTHLVGLQILKITHNHKMSDEFLVSVVQRCQQLVCIDITGCCNVTDDGLTTVATLAKLERLTIGYLDRITDSGLQDIFHVDKDACNSRSNNVMLKLIIGSTSIISKHESDDKLSPLLQIVNVDLSDRRMCVHCHVSGR; from the exons ATGTCGAGAGTTGCTACCTGCGCAGAAATCAAGGCAAATCTCTGTCGGGCCTGCCGAAAACTGTGCAGAAACCGTGCGTTTATTATATTGGACACAATTATATTAGAGAGGTGCGACCTAACTCAGGATGTTCATCTTTCTTTG GCGCTAAAAAAGCTTCAAAGTCTCAAGTATCTTGCGATAAAGGAGTACATCGGCGTAGTTGAACGCACATTGGAGACCATCGGCGAACAGTGTAAAAACCTAAGAGTACTCCGTGGAGCTCCGTGGGGACCTGCCTTTCACGCAAACGTCCGATATGTTTACCTGACTCATCTCGTTGGTCTACAAATCCTGAAAATTACGCACAATCACAAAATGTCGGATGAGTTCCTCGTCAGCGTGGTACAACGATGTCAGCAACTTGTCTGCATCGACATAACAG GTTGCTGCAACGTGACGGATGACGGATTAACGACCGTCGCTACGCTAGCAAAACTGGAGAGATTAACAATCGGCTATCTAGATCGGATTACCGATAGTGGTTTGCAGGATATCTTTCACGTGGACAAAGACGCGTGTAACAGTCGGTCTAATAACGTCATGTTGAAACTTATTATCGGGAGCACGTCGATTATTTCTAAGCATGAAAGCGATGATAAACTATCTCCGCTTTTGC